Proteins from a genomic interval of Clostridium cochlearium:
- a CDS encoding VanZ family protein, whose product MKSNLDEFYQSFVPGRSSSVGDVLLDFTGSVFGTLLFHIFISIKKNIKLI is encoded by the coding sequence ATAAAATCAAATTTAGATGAGTTTTATCAAAGTTTTGTTCCTGGAAGATCCTCTTCTGTAGGAGATGTTTTACTTGATTTTACAGGAAGTGTTTTTGGAACTTTGTTATTTCATATTTTCATATCTATAAAGAAAAATATAAAATTAATTTAA
- a CDS encoding cell wall-binding repeat-containing protein, translated as MKRNFIIALIASMLLTSFTSLGKVQASDIPHERYWGKDRYETSIKISQKGWENGAKYVVLASGQGYADALSSAPFAKFIDAPILLTKGDKLEEKTLQEIKRLDPSRVYIIGGEGSISEHIEDEIKSKITNDVERFKGGDRYETSMKIAQRLPNKEKVILASGEGYADALSAAPIAAINSMPIVLTPGDRLPKLAEDYLKKDEVKVVYIIGGTASISDTIEKKLPSSIRIYGKDRFETNAEIIRKFPLDFDYKNAYITLGAGETGNEFADALTGSVLAAKDRAPVLLTGKNLNSNTKAIANEVLFPSTKFKVLGGVNNVSDKLVEDTKVTITDNFLVKDKEYTSDTLGNAMISEDGIKLKNSKIKGNLYVKSEDVLLKNTDVKGTIYLDPGRDGEVRLEKVKADKIVVLSGRDEEDGIYLEDVDANLLEVKSGSKVKVNLRPGTYIKKIHVLANTLIENYQGDYKEIIVPKTPNYKELDLTGTFSENIIVEGQAELKTTGGAYVRNILIKTDKEDTIILDGKFDDIEVYTDADIKVTENASGRIFGETAKAQTKAEIHVAKGSNIKIEKIRPYNVTGDGKDNALN; from the coding sequence TTGAAAAGGAATTTTATAATTGCATTAATAGCATCTATGCTATTAACAAGTTTTACTTCATTAGGAAAAGTACAAGCATCTGATATACCTCATGAAAGATACTGGGGAAAGGATAGATACGAAACTTCTATAAAAATATCACAAAAAGGTTGGGAAAATGGAGCTAAATATGTGGTACTAGCATCAGGACAAGGTTATGCTGATGCTTTATCCTCAGCACCCTTTGCAAAGTTTATAGATGCACCTATACTTCTTACAAAAGGTGATAAATTAGAGGAAAAAACATTACAAGAAATAAAAAGATTAGATCCATCAAGAGTTTATATAATAGGTGGAGAAGGTTCTATATCAGAACATATTGAAGATGAAATAAAATCTAAGATAACCAATGATGTAGAAAGATTTAAAGGTGGGGACAGGTATGAGACCTCCATGAAAATTGCGCAAAGATTGCCTAACAAAGAAAAGGTAATATTAGCATCTGGAGAAGGTTATGCTGATGCCCTATCTGCAGCACCTATAGCTGCTATAAACAGTATGCCTATTGTATTAACTCCTGGGGACAGGTTACCAAAATTAGCAGAAGATTATTTAAAAAAAGATGAAGTTAAAGTTGTTTATATAATAGGAGGAACCGCATCTATAAGTGACACAATTGAGAAAAAGCTTCCATCATCTATTAGAATTTATGGAAAAGATAGATTTGAAACCAATGCAGAAATAATAAGAAAATTTCCATTGGATTTTGATTATAAAAATGCATATATAACACTAGGAGCAGGAGAAACAGGAAATGAGTTTGCCGATGCTCTGACAGGTTCTGTTCTTGCAGCTAAAGATAGAGCACCAGTTTTATTAACAGGAAAAAACTTAAATAGCAACACAAAGGCTATAGCAAATGAAGTTTTATTTCCAAGCACTAAGTTTAAAGTATTAGGTGGGGTTAATAATGTATCTGATAAATTAGTAGAGGATACAAAGGTTACAATAACAGATAATTTCTTAGTTAAAGATAAGGAATATACTAGTGATACCCTTGGAAATGCTATGATTTCAGAAGATGGAATAAAGCTAAAGAATAGTAAAATTAAAGGTAATTTGTATGTAAAAAGTGAAGATGTATTACTAAAAAATACAGATGTTAAGGGAACTATATATCTTGATCCAGGAAGGGATGGAGAAGTTAGATTAGAAAAAGTGAAAGCTGATAAAATAGTAGTTTTATCTGGAAGAGATGAGGAAGATGGAATTTATTTAGAAGATGTAGATGCAAATTTATTAGAAGTTAAAAGTGGATCAAAAGTAAAGGTTAATTTAAGACCAGGGACATATATTAAAAAAATTCATGTTTTAGCAAACACTTTAATTGAAAATTATCAAGGAGACTACAAGGAAATAATTGTACCTAAAACTCCAAACTATAAGGAACTTGATCTAACAGGAACCTTTAGTGAAAATATAATAGTAGAAGGACAGGCAGAGCTTAAAACTACAGGTGGAGCTTATGTTAGGAATATTTTAATAAAAACAGATAAAGAGGATACTATTATATTAGATGGAAAATTTGATGATATAGAAGTTTATACAGATGCAGATATAAAAGTTACAGAAAATGCTTCCGGTAGAATATTTGGGGAAACTGCTAAAGCACAAACAAAAGCAGAAATTCATGTTGCAAAAGGATCTAATATTAAAATAGAAAAAATTAGACCTTATAATGTAACTGGTGATGGAAAGGATAATGCATTAAATTAA
- a CDS encoding cell wall-binding repeat-containing protein produces MIKKRIIFNVIATISTSIFLSNVFILSKVSAAAYSKSERIYGKNRYETAVKISQKGWERGANCAILASGEGYADALCAAPLAKINDAPILLAQKNKLDLNVLRELKRLGVKNVYIIGGQGSISKEVEDKIKSETNSKIERIEGKNRYETSIKIAEKLEKSKKNTGTVNENKKSKELILASGENYADALSAAPIGAIREIPIVLTKSNELPKETKEYIEKVNANKTYIIGGQASISDSIENSILGSKRIYGKDRFETNVAVAKAFPSDFDFKSYYVALGVGPTGGEFADALAASAIAAKNSAPVILTSKELTDVTKTLSQENFLPSSKITVLGGTNNIPEETVQNMRAVAELMNEEEGLYDRDVKESAVITAKDVTVNHITINGNLYIEESDAEIFKVKVNGTIFINPGENGECKLEDVEAEKVVILSGTDRGIFFKDVRADELEVRNKNKTRVVLEELTKFKKTEVLTATILQNMLGSFGEVTIKDTLKDKDIELHGAFHEKIILEGSVNLNAFPANYIEKIEIRTGKNDEILLDGNCREVEVYSGANIKVTKNTKGDIIAKTLEAENCAKIDMPQNLNIKVKNFKLDNITGEGREQFIE; encoded by the coding sequence ATGATTAAAAAGAGAATAATTTTTAATGTAATTGCAACTATATCTACATCAATATTTTTATCAAATGTATTTATATTATCAAAGGTATCAGCTGCTGCTTATTCAAAAAGTGAAAGAATTTATGGGAAAAATAGATATGAAACAGCAGTAAAGATATCACAAAAAGGATGGGAAAGGGGAGCAAACTGTGCAATATTAGCATCAGGAGAAGGATATGCTGATGCTTTATGTGCAGCGCCACTAGCTAAGATAAATGATGCTCCTATACTACTGGCTCAAAAAAATAAATTGGATTTAAACGTTTTAAGAGAGTTAAAAAGATTAGGAGTTAAAAATGTATACATCATAGGCGGACAAGGTTCTATTTCAAAGGAAGTGGAGGATAAAATAAAATCTGAAACAAATTCCAAGATAGAAAGAATAGAAGGAAAAAATAGGTATGAAACATCTATAAAAATTGCAGAAAAATTAGAAAAATCCAAGAAAAATACAGGGACGGTTAATGAAAATAAGAAGTCAAAAGAGCTAATATTAGCATCAGGAGAAAATTATGCAGATGCCCTATCAGCGGCACCAATTGGAGCTATAAGAGAAATTCCTATAGTACTTACAAAATCTAATGAACTTCCAAAGGAAACAAAAGAATATATAGAAAAAGTCAATGCAAACAAAACCTATATAATAGGTGGACAGGCCTCTATTAGTGATTCTATAGAAAATTCAATATTAGGTAGTAAAAGAATATATGGTAAGGACAGATTTGAAACAAATGTAGCTGTAGCAAAAGCCTTTCCATCAGACTTTGATTTCAAAAGTTATTATGTAGCCTTAGGAGTAGGACCTACAGGAGGAGAATTTGCAGATGCACTAGCAGCATCAGCCATAGCAGCTAAAAACTCAGCACCGGTAATTTTAACAAGCAAAGAATTAACTGATGTAACAAAAACTTTATCTCAAGAAAATTTCTTGCCATCAAGCAAAATAACTGTTTTAGGTGGAACTAATAATATTCCAGAAGAAACAGTACAAAATATGAGGGCTGTAGCAGAGCTTATGAATGAAGAAGAAGGTTTATACGATAGAGATGTAAAAGAAAGCGCTGTAATTACTGCAAAAGATGTAACAGTTAATCACATAACTATAAATGGAAATTTATATATTGAAGAAAGCGATGCAGAAATATTTAAGGTAAAAGTAAATGGCACAATTTTTATAAATCCAGGTGAAAATGGAGAATGCAAATTAGAAGATGTGGAAGCAGAAAAAGTAGTAATATTATCTGGAACAGATAGAGGAATATTCTTTAAAGATGTAAGAGCAGATGAATTAGAAGTAAGAAATAAAAATAAAACAAGGGTTGTATTAGAAGAATTAACAAAATTTAAGAAAACAGAAGTATTAACAGCAACAATTCTTCAAAATATGTTAGGGTCCTTTGGAGAAGTAACCATAAAGGACACATTAAAAGATAAAGATATAGAACTTCATGGAGCTTTTCATGAAAAAATAATATTAGAAGGATCAGTTAATTTAAATGCATTTCCAGCAAACTATATAGAAAAAATAGAAATAAGAACAGGAAAAAATGATGAAATATTACTAGATGGAAATTGTAGGGAAGTAGAAGTATACAGTGGAGCCAATATAAAAGTTACAAAAAATACTAAAGGAGATATAATAGCTAAAACTTTAGAGGCAGAAAATTGTGCAAAAATAGATATGCCTCAAAACCTAAACATCAAAGTAAAAAATTTTAAATTAGATAATATAACAGGAGAAGGCAGGGAACAATTTATAGAATAA
- a CDS encoding pyridoxamine kinase, protein MSQPVKRIAAIHDISGFGRASLTTIIPILSTMGFQVCPMPTAILSTHTGGFQNYSFLDLTNTMVDFMNHWKSLNLHFDCIYSGFLGSAKQIEIVSEFINIFGDKNNLKVIDPVMGDNGKLYSTMGGSMVENMKKLIKKADIITPNFTEAAYLLDKNVDDNITECIIKDWLKELAEKGPKIVIITSVPDINHNQCTNVMAYNKEDDIFWKVGCKYIPAFYPGTGDIFASVLIGSLLQGDSLPIALDRSTHFITTCIKASYGFKYPNREGVLLERVLNTLNMPVTMSSYEILE, encoded by the coding sequence ATGAGCCAACCTGTAAAAAGAATTGCTGCTATTCATGATATATCAGGTTTTGGTAGGGCTTCCCTTACAACTATAATACCTATATTGTCCACCATGGGTTTTCAAGTGTGCCCTATGCCTACTGCTATACTTTCAACTCATACTGGCGGTTTTCAAAATTACAGTTTTTTAGACTTAACTAACACCATGGTAGATTTTATGAATCATTGGAAAAGTTTAAACTTGCATTTTGACTGTATATATAGCGGATTTTTAGGTTCTGCAAAACAAATAGAAATAGTATCAGAATTTATAAATATATTTGGTGATAAAAATAACCTCAAAGTTATAGATCCTGTAATGGGCGATAATGGTAAACTTTATTCCACCATGGGTGGTAGTATGGTAGAAAACATGAAAAAATTAATTAAAAAAGCTGACATAATAACTCCTAATTTTACAGAAGCTGCATATCTTCTAGATAAAAATGTAGATGATAATATAACAGAATGTATTATAAAAGATTGGCTAAAAGAATTAGCTGAAAAAGGCCCTAAAATAGTAATAATAACTAGTGTACCAGATATTAATCATAATCAATGTACCAACGTAATGGCTTACAATAAAGAAGATGATATATTCTGGAAAGTAGGATGCAAATACATTCCCGCCTTCTATCCTGGCACCGGAGACATTTTTGCTAGTGTACTTATAGGTAGCCTTCTTCAAGGGGACAGTTTACCTATAGCTCTAGATAGAAGCACTCATTTTATAACCACCTGCATAAAAGCAAGCTATGGATTTAAGTATCCAAATAGAGAAGGTGTTCTTTTAGAGAGGGTATTAAACACATTAAATATGCCTGTAACCATGAGTAGTTATGAAATTTTGGAATAG
- a CDS encoding TolC family protein: MKKNVNKLIAIGIGLSIMSSNIASVSAAEHNKNSVSSSVQSTSNKVSDKKTLENNKDNKIIMNENLWNKDDDLSIKQSTSEKPILYLQEAIDAAIENSEKLALKESEILLYRDKMRYQDRIDDFYDSIDQNVYDFPYDKLELQEDQTRQSREFLEDQIASDIRSKYNAIVLKEIDIDKSKRDLKVKSKDLETMKTKVEIGMATPNQLTDAQIQIKTLKDNIKAKEDSLKNSKDYFKVLTDLDLDQYRLDRDIDYEVFRIDGSVDEYMDERIEEYLKYNDKILDLTKEYIEQLEDDEIDELPDAPSTKLPDPKDYVIIDKVEPVIDPTTGKPMIDPNTGKPVVKPIPLTNVSGGTVVDGAYAAKLIEYQKDQLEYFMKLKTYEAYIDGKYQSKEAEVKLNEAKKNLKNGLKECYATLLDLENKIEMLKNQAKSTETKLEFAKTQVDIGLMTKNEYKDKVIQSEELDTAIRKLSNIYNTLKDSIQKPWLLNAEK, from the coding sequence GTGAAAAAAAATGTAAACAAGCTAATTGCAATTGGAATTGGACTAAGTATAATGAGTAGTAATATTGCCTCTGTTTCTGCTGCGGAGCACAACAAAAATAGTGTAAGCAGCAGTGTACAAAGTACATCAAATAAGGTATCAGATAAAAAAACTTTAGAAAATAACAAAGATAATAAGATTATAATGAATGAAAATTTATGGAATAAAGATGATGATTTAAGTATTAAGCAAAGTACTAGCGAAAAGCCAATTCTATATTTGCAAGAGGCCATAGATGCAGCTATTGAAAATAGTGAAAAACTTGCATTAAAGGAAAGTGAAATACTTTTATATAGAGATAAAATGAGATATCAAGATCGTATTGATGATTTTTATGATAGTATTGATCAAAATGTGTATGATTTCCCATACGATAAACTTGAACTTCAAGAAGATCAAACTAGACAATCAAGAGAATTTTTAGAAGATCAAATAGCTAGTGATATTAGAAGTAAATATAATGCAATAGTTTTAAAGGAAATAGATATAGATAAATCTAAAAGAGATTTAAAGGTTAAAAGTAAAGATTTAGAAACAATGAAAACAAAAGTTGAAATAGGAATGGCAACACCTAATCAATTAACTGATGCACAAATCCAAATTAAAACCTTAAAAGATAATATAAAGGCAAAAGAAGATTCATTAAAAAATAGCAAAGATTATTTTAAAGTGTTAACAGATTTAGATTTAGATCAGTACAGATTGGATAGGGACATAGATTATGAAGTATTTAGAATAGATGGTTCAGTTGATGAATACATGGATGAAAGAATAGAAGAATACTTAAAATACAATGACAAGATACTAGATCTTACTAAAGAATATATAGAACAATTAGAAGATGATGAGATAGATGAATTACCAGACGCGCCAAGTACAAAATTACCTGATCCAAAAGACTATGTAATAATCGATAAAGTTGAGCCAGTTATAGATCCTACTACTGGTAAGCCAATGATAGATCCGAATACAGGTAAACCCGTAGTAAAACCAATTCCACTCACCAATGTTTCAGGAGGTACTGTAGTTGATGGTGCATATGCTGCAAAATTAATTGAATATCAAAAGGATCAATTAGAATATTTTATGAAACTTAAGACCTATGAAGCATATATAGATGGTAAATATCAATCTAAAGAAGCAGAAGTTAAATTAAACGAAGCAAAAAAGAATCTTAAAAATGGATTAAAAGAATGCTACGCAACTTTACTTGATCTAGAAAATAAAATAGAAATGTTGAAAAATCAAGCTAAATCCACAGAAACAAAACTTGAATTTGCCAAAACTCAAGTAGACATAGGATTAATGACAAAAAATGAATATAAAGATAAAGTTATACAAAGTGAAGAATTGGATACAGCAATAAGAAAACTTTCAAATATCTATAATACCCTAAAAGACAGCATACAAAAACCTTGGTTGTTAAATGCCGAGAAGTAA
- a CDS encoding transposase, whose protein sequence is MNKNTFFGNTLKILKNNEKDVFLLPRSARIKTDNSIFHIMVKSISEINLFQTDFDKKQYLNFIKFYQNIFHFKVYAYCLMNNHGHLIIDANGADISKIMHGINLKYSLNFNKRYKRHGHLFQDRFKSKIIDTEKYLITASAYIHNNPIDIQRFSKHPEKYKFSSLAVYLGLKKDPFKIVDEDFVMQFLGNNSKTARKNYINLICMSNNEKSISSFNFQYEKTLYNSERKPIIRDCTPEDIINFVSEQTGVDKIKFYIKNNRKTLKIRALAIILMRGFCDFKCSNICEALGNITQSTVSNMCKLAIDTIDQDENFRRIMYNFVKTYAI, encoded by the coding sequence TTGAATAAAAACACATTCTTTGGCAATACTTTAAAAATACTAAAAAACAATGAAAAGGATGTGTTTTTATTGCCTAGATCAGCAAGAATTAAAACCGATAACTCAATATTTCATATAATGGTGAAAAGTATAAGCGAAATTAATCTATTTCAAACTGATTTCGATAAAAAACAATATTTAAACTTCATAAAATTTTATCAAAATATCTTCCATTTTAAAGTTTATGCTTACTGTCTTATGAATAATCATGGGCATCTTATAATAGATGCTAATGGTGCCGACATATCAAAAATTATGCATGGTATTAATCTAAAATATTCTCTTAATTTTAATAAAAGATATAAAAGACATGGTCATCTTTTTCAGGATAGATTCAAAAGTAAAATAATTGATACTGAAAAATATTTAATTACAGCTTCTGCTTATATACATAATAATCCAATAGATATCCAAAGATTTTCTAAGCATCCTGAAAAATATAAGTTTTCAAGTTTAGCAGTATATTTAGGACTAAAAAAAGATCCATTTAAAATAGTTGATGAAGATTTTGTAATGCAATTTTTAGGTAATAATTCAAAAACAGCTCGAAAAAACTATATAAATCTCATATGTATGTCTAATAATGAAAAATCAATTAGCTCTTTTAATTTTCAATATGAAAAGACTCTTTACAACAGTGAAAGAAAACCAATAATTAGAGATTGTACTCCTGAAGATATAATAAACTTTGTATCAGAACAAACTGGAGTAGATAAAATAAAATTCTATATTAAAAATAATAGAAAGACCTTAAAAATACGAGCTTTAGCTATTATTTTAATGAGAGGTTTTTGTGATTTCAAATGCTCTAATATATGTGAAGCACTTGGTAATATAACTCAATCTACTGTATCTAATATGTGTAAATTAGCCATTGATACTATTGATCAAGATGAAAATTTTAGACGTATTATGTATAACTTTGTAAAAACATATGCCATCTAA
- a CDS encoding radical SAM protein — protein MDNFKYIYGPIPSRRLGLSLGVSPIPKKFCNYSCIYCQIGVTHNLTNTRREFFPLEDIINEFKRYISSDKNFDVVSIVGEGEPTLYSKLGELIISLKKLTDKPIAVITNTGLLYDKNVQEELLNADIVLPSMDFFSQESFKALHRPYGRLDFQKSYNGLVEFSKKFKGELWLEVMLIEDINSSKEDLLKLKELIKNINYSKIYINTAVRPPAESWVKPASKETIDFAVELLDGISIDNLSDGNFISEIKDNYEAILSIIKRHPMNQHELKGFLLGRKLTNKEIENIFLRLKEDENIEILEYKGFYTYRLK, from the coding sequence ATGGATAATTTTAAATATATTTATGGCCCTATTCCTTCAAGGAGATTAGGTTTGTCTTTAGGTGTAAGTCCTATTCCTAAAAAATTTTGCAATTATTCTTGTATTTACTGTCAAATAGGAGTAACTCATAATCTTACAAATACTAGAAGAGAATTTTTTCCTTTAGAAGATATAATAAATGAATTTAAAAGATATATTTCTTCTGATAAAAACTTTGATGTAGTATCTATAGTTGGTGAAGGTGAACCTACACTATATAGTAAATTAGGTGAGCTTATAATTTCTTTAAAAAAACTTACTGATAAACCAATTGCAGTTATAACCAATACAGGACTGCTGTACGACAAAAATGTACAAGAAGAACTTCTAAATGCTGACATAGTTCTACCATCTATGGACTTTTTTAGCCAAGAATCCTTTAAAGCTCTTCACAGACCTTATGGAAGGCTAGATTTTCAAAAAAGTTATAACGGACTAGTGGAATTTTCTAAGAAATTTAAAGGAGAATTATGGTTAGAAGTAATGTTAATTGAAGATATAAACTCTTCTAAAGAGGATTTATTAAAACTAAAAGAACTTATAAAAAATATAAATTATTCAAAAATATACATTAATACTGCTGTAAGACCTCCTGCTGAATCCTGGGTAAAGCCTGCATCTAAAGAAACTATAGACTTTGCTGTAGAACTTTTAGATGGCATTTCTATAGATAACCTTAGTGATGGTAATTTTATCAGTGAAATAAAAGATAATTATGAAGCTATACTAAGTATAATAAAAAGGCATCCTATGAATCAGCATGAATTAAAAGGATTTTTATTAGGGAGAAAATTAACTAACAAAGAAATAGAAAATATTTTTCTTAGATTAAAAGAAGATGAAAATATAGAAATCTTGGAGTACAAGGGCTTCTACACTTATAGACTAAAATAG
- a CDS encoding M14 family metallopeptidase, translating to MFTKERINKVITATVLALLLALSPFSQVFAAPYAPNDYYKQPKSIIEKYFKKPVGAILTPAFKEGKLDFTSHDEMMEFIYDLQKNSDHMKVSIIGQTQEGKPIPLLIFSNPSYSNAADILKLEKPIIWLQGQIHGNEPAGGEGALAVAKNLAGKLGDEVLGKVSVVILPRFNGDGSFYFQRPTASKLDSNRDHLKYDIQETILAHETFNKFKPEVAIDAHEYWVYGNFESIGKKGALAYHDILISSARNLNIPKEVRKISDDLFVSNVQKDLNSRGFSSFDYYTTSEDGNKVSIFEAGTDSKIGRNAYGLQPSFSFLVESRGIGIGKENFERRVLSQIISIQNIIRTTANNAELIKKTIDNARKEITELGKTINLNDKLVLKDKHKKVSNEKVDVIDAETGEKIKLDVEVFSSKEAITTLERVRPTAYILPPAYHEAAKRLSYSGVAVRKLNKDMELPVEAYKVKDKKVDTNYYEGHLRNDVTVDVSKKNVTFPKGSYVFTMDQPNANLIAMCLEPDAEDSFVKFNIFPAEINDELPIYRYVENKKIDANIIK from the coding sequence GTGTTTACAAAAGAAAGAATTAACAAGGTAATAACAGCTACAGTTTTAGCATTATTATTAGCCTTATCACCATTTTCTCAGGTATTTGCAGCTCCATATGCACCAAATGATTATTACAAACAACCTAAAAGTATAATTGAAAAATATTTCAAAAAGCCAGTAGGAGCTATATTAACTCCAGCTTTTAAAGAAGGCAAATTAGATTTTACTTCTCATGATGAAATGATGGAATTTATTTATGACCTTCAAAAAAATAGTGATCATATGAAGGTTTCAATTATTGGACAAACTCAAGAAGGTAAACCAATTCCTTTATTAATATTTAGTAATCCATCCTATTCTAATGCAGCAGACATATTAAAATTAGAAAAACCGATTATATGGCTTCAAGGGCAAATACATGGTAATGAACCAGCAGGAGGAGAAGGAGCTTTAGCAGTAGCTAAAAATCTTGCAGGAAAACTAGGAGATGAAGTGTTAGGAAAGGTTTCAGTGGTTATACTTCCAAGGTTTAATGGGGACGGGTCTTTTTATTTCCAAAGACCAACAGCATCAAAGTTAGATAGCAATAGGGATCATTTAAAATATGATATACAAGAAACTATATTAGCTCATGAAACTTTTAATAAGTTTAAACCAGAAGTTGCAATAGATGCTCATGAATATTGGGTTTATGGTAACTTTGAAAGTATAGGAAAAAAAGGAGCTTTAGCATATCATGACATATTAATTTCTTCTGCTAGAAATTTAAACATACCAAAAGAAGTAAGAAAGATTTCTGATGATTTATTTGTAAGTAATGTTCAAAAAGATTTAAATTCTAGAGGATTTTCAAGTTTTGATTATTATACAACCAGTGAAGATGGAAATAAAGTAAGTATATTTGAAGCTGGTACAGATTCGAAGATTGGAAGAAATGCTTATGGACTTCAACCCTCATTTTCATTTTTAGTTGAATCAAGAGGTATAGGCATAGGAAAGGAAAATTTTGAAAGAAGAGTTTTAAGTCAAATAATATCGATTCAGAATATAATACGAACTACTGCCAATAATGCAGAGTTGATAAAGAAAACTATAGATAATGCACGAAAAGAAATAACTGAATTAGGTAAGACTATTAATTTAAATGATAAATTGGTACTAAAAGATAAACATAAAAAAGTTTCTAATGAAAAAGTGGATGTTATAGATGCAGAAACAGGAGAAAAAATAAAATTAGACGTAGAAGTGTTTAGTAGTAAAGAAGCAATTACTACTTTAGAAAGGGTAAGACCAACAGCATATATACTTCCTCCAGCATATCATGAAGCAGCTAAGAGATTATCTTATTCAGGAGTAGCTGTAAGAAAGTTAAACAAGGATATGGAACTTCCAGTTGAAGCCTACAAGGTTAAGGATAAAAAGGTTGATACAAATTATTATGAAGGTCACCTAAGAAATGATGTTACTGTGGATGTAAGTAAAAAGAATGTAACTTTTCCTAAAGGAAGTTATGTATTTACAATGGATCAACCAAATGCAAATTTAATAGCTATGTGCTTAGAACCAGATGCTGAAGATAGCTTTGTTAAGTTTAATATATTTCCAGCAGAAATAAATGACGAATTACCAATATATAGATATGTGGAGAATAAAAAAATAGATGCTAATATAATTAAGTAG
- a CDS encoding VanZ family protein, which translates to MNTSKNNKKILKYILVLVWMIIIFKFSSDPAEISDGKSGFIIEVINSLGINISSTLGEFTNFAIRKTAHVGEYFILTLLLISALKEDLKIEKTYWLSILVTFLYACSDEIHQRFVPGRAGRFSDVLIDLFGGILAVFIVKLFKNFKNR; encoded by the coding sequence ATGAATACAAGCAAAAATAACAAGAAAATTTTAAAATATATTTTAGTATTAGTTTGGATGATTATAATATTTAAGTTTTCATCTGATCCTGCAGAAATATCTGATGGTAAAAGTGGATTTATTATAGAAGTTATAAACAGTTTGGGGATAAATATCAGTAGTACTTTAGGAGAATTCACTAATTTTGCCATAAGAAAAACAGCTCATGTAGGAGAATATTTTATATTAACCCTTCTTCTAATATCAGCTTTAAAAGAGGATTTGAAAATAGAAAAAACCTACTGGTTAAGCATTTTAGTAACTTTTTTATATGCATGTAGTGATGAAATACATCAAAGATTTGTACCAGGAAGGGCAGGAAGATTTTCTGACGTTTTAATTGATTTATTTGGAGGGATATTAGCTGTTTTTATAGTTAAACTTTTTAAGAATTTTAAAAATAGGTAA